The following are encoded in a window of Salinibacter ruber DSM 13855 genomic DNA:
- a CDS encoding capsule assembly Wzi family protein, translated as MTASSRRAHPARVTRYTTTRYKRGLPAGLIVWVGLCALLMGASARPAQGQGGGPIQSEVSVFGAGASTEALPFWLDANQYGRLGRSGIPLGARLAARRPFSGAKGGLDYAVGASLLGRASANSTLHVQELYGQLRYGPLQLTAGWKKQVIGRVDTARSLGGVTRSENATPLPKVRVSTPGYVPVPGTNGFLGVKGYLAHGWMGEGRVVQNAFLHEKYGYLRLLPPEWPVTLHAGLIHHAFWGGTPTEAVAGQEAGAFRDGLRQFGRVFFALRGSDEVGPDHMGNYDFSVDVSAGPVAAQVYRQFFFEDKAGLWFRNVWDGLWGVSLRRPGGPALVEAVLYEHFRFIRQNAKYAEGQRAGSDRNFSHSLYRSGWTHRGRTIGLPLVTPPAGTPGVPDGRPGIANSLVVAHHVAVEGTAWPGLSYRLTGTYSENSGSTSLCSDPECTDLLDDRFSRTGQWSLLVEVFGRVPGTEALAYDLGVAVDTGDFRKESVGVRVGLTWRRLQDPLGR; from the coding sequence ATGACTGCTTCTTCCCGACGCGCCCACCCCGCACGTGTGACCCGGTACACCACGACCCGGTACAAAAGGGGCCTCCCGGCCGGCCTGATCGTCTGGGTGGGTCTCTGCGCCTTGCTGATGGGGGCGTCCGCCCGGCCCGCGCAGGGGCAGGGCGGGGGCCCAATTCAATCGGAGGTGTCGGTCTTCGGGGCGGGGGCGAGCACGGAGGCCTTGCCCTTCTGGCTGGACGCGAACCAGTACGGGCGGCTAGGCCGGAGCGGGATCCCCCTCGGGGCGCGCCTCGCGGCCCGGCGGCCCTTTTCGGGCGCGAAGGGCGGGCTCGACTACGCCGTCGGGGCGAGCCTTCTGGGACGGGCCTCCGCCAACAGCACGCTCCACGTGCAGGAGCTTTACGGGCAGCTCCGGTACGGGCCGTTGCAGCTGACGGCCGGGTGGAAGAAGCAGGTCATCGGCCGGGTCGACACGGCCCGCTCGCTCGGCGGCGTCACGCGCAGCGAAAACGCGACGCCCCTGCCGAAGGTGCGCGTGTCGACGCCCGGCTACGTGCCCGTCCCCGGCACGAACGGATTCCTGGGGGTGAAGGGGTACCTCGCCCACGGCTGGATGGGGGAAGGCCGGGTGGTGCAGAATGCCTTTCTGCACGAGAAGTACGGGTACCTCCGCCTGCTGCCCCCCGAGTGGCCGGTGACGCTACACGCGGGGCTGATCCATCACGCGTTCTGGGGCGGGACGCCCACTGAGGCGGTGGCGGGCCAGGAGGCAGGGGCCTTCCGGGACGGCCTCCGGCAGTTCGGCCGCGTGTTCTTCGCGCTGCGGGGCTCCGATGAGGTGGGCCCCGACCACATGGGCAACTACGACTTCAGCGTCGATGTGTCGGCGGGGCCGGTGGCGGCACAGGTCTATCGCCAGTTCTTCTTTGAGGACAAGGCGGGCCTCTGGTTCCGAAACGTGTGGGACGGGCTCTGGGGCGTGAGTCTGCGGCGGCCCGGCGGGCCGGCCCTGGTGGAGGCAGTTCTGTACGAGCACTTCCGGTTCATCCGCCAGAACGCCAAGTACGCGGAGGGGCAGCGGGCGGGGTCCGACCGGAATTTTAGCCACAGCCTCTACCGATCGGGCTGGACCCATCGGGGACGCACGATCGGCCTGCCGCTCGTGACGCCGCCTGCGGGCACGCCGGGCGTCCCGGATGGCCGGCCCGGCATCGCCAACAGTCTCGTCGTGGCCCACCACGTGGCCGTGGAGGGCACGGCGTGGCCGGGCCTGTCCTACCGGCTCACGGGCACCTACAGCGAAAACAGCGGCTCGACGAGCCTGTGCTCGGACCCCGAGTGTACAGACCTGCTCGACGACCGCTTCTCGCGGACAGGCCAGTGGTCGCTTCTGGTGGAGGTCTTCGGGCGGGTGCCGGGGACGGAGGCGCTCGCCTACGACCTGGGCGTGGCGGTCGACACCGGCGACTTTCGTAAGGAAAGCGTGGGCGTGCGGGTCGGCCTCACGTGGCGGAGACTGCAGGATCCGTTGGGCCGTTAG
- a CDS encoding Uma2 family endonuclease — MPAPTTAEQDQQERWAEIRSDPVLRELSYKVETNRRGQLILSPHSALHSDRQGDLIALLHEHAGGGRVRPEFPIVTAKGTKVADVVWCTAARRDEMEGTGDPPTLAPEVCIEVMSESNDWDEMDEKRALYREAGAEEVWIVTEEKNIRFFADGERDTSDVIPGVPNRL, encoded by the coding sequence ATGCCTGCGCCTACGACCGCAGAACAGGACCAGCAAGAGCGATGGGCGGAAATTCGCTCGGATCCCGTTCTCCGCGAGCTTTCCTACAAGGTCGAAACCAACCGTAGAGGACAGCTGATTTTGAGTCCACACTCCGCTTTGCATTCCGACAGGCAGGGCGACCTCATCGCTCTTCTGCACGAGCACGCAGGCGGGGGACGGGTCCGGCCGGAATTCCCCATCGTGACGGCGAAGGGGACAAAGGTCGCCGACGTCGTCTGGTGCACGGCCGCGCGGAGGGACGAAATGGAAGGGACGGGGGATCCTCCCACCTTGGCCCCGGAGGTGTGCATCGAAGTTATGTCCGAGTCGAACGACTGGGACGAGATGGACGAGAAACGCGCGCTCTACCGCGAGGCAGGAGCCGAAGAGGTCTGGATCGTCACCGAAGAGAAGAACATCCGCTTCTTTGCCGATGGGGAGCGAGACACGTCCGATGTAATCCCGGGCGTCCCGAATCGCCTGTGA
- a CDS encoding chorismate mutase, with protein sequence MSTSSSPTTVPEARARIDEINERVVELLAERQAIVDDLCELKADADRTVRDPEREAELLAHVRSVADEAGLPPTLAETLFEEILAHSVERQRRQRADGAAGPSAEESSAEELSAEEPAEKATGAVSTCGAQAQAG encoded by the coding sequence ATGTCCACGTCTTCCAGCCCAACGACCGTGCCGGAGGCCCGCGCCCGCATCGACGAGATCAACGAGCGGGTCGTGGAGCTGCTCGCCGAGCGGCAGGCCATCGTCGACGACCTCTGCGAGTTGAAGGCCGACGCTGACCGCACCGTGCGCGACCCCGAGCGCGAGGCCGAACTGCTGGCCCACGTCCGGTCGGTGGCGGACGAGGCGGGCCTGCCGCCCACCCTCGCCGAGACCCTCTTCGAAGAGATCCTGGCCCACTCCGTAGAGCGCCAGCGGCGTCAGCGGGCCGACGGGGCTGCGGGTCCGTCCGCCGAGGAGTCGTCCGCCGAGGAGCTGTCCGCCGAGGAGCCCGCGGAGAAGGCGACCGGGGCCGTCTCCACGTGTGGGGCGCAGGCGCAGGCGGGGTAG
- a CDS encoding DUF4926 domain-containing protein yields MIEEHDRVVLTTKEPDAGLEPGDVGTVVHVYSEGEAFEVEFVTLTGDTVAMLAIDRDEVRPVQSRELTHARSVE; encoded by the coding sequence ATGATCGAAGAACACGATCGAGTGGTTCTTACGACGAAAGAGCCCGACGCGGGACTGGAACCGGGGGACGTGGGAACGGTCGTTCATGTGTATTCTGAGGGAGAGGCCTTTGAGGTTGAGTTCGTCACCCTCACGGGAGACACCGTGGCTATGCTGGCCATCGACCGGGACGAGGTGCGCCCGGTTCAGTCGCGGGAGTTGACCCACGCCCGTAGTGTGGAGTGA